One stretch of Leptolyngbya sp. CCY15150 DNA includes these proteins:
- a CDS encoding protochlorophyllide reductase, whose translation MTSTVIITGASSGVGLYSAKALAKRGWHVVMACRNLEKAKAAAEEVGMSADSYTLMHIDLGSLDSVRKFVDDFRASGKTLEALVCNAAIYMPLIKEPLRSPEGYELTMTTNHLGHFLLCNLMLDDLQRSPAAEKRLVILGTVTHNPDELGGKIPPQPNLGNFEGFEKGFKDPISMADGKAFEPVKAYKDSKVCNVLTMRELHRRFHESTGLVFSSLYPGCVAETPLFRNHYPLFQKLFPLFQKYITGGYVSQELSGERVADVVADPDYNQSGMYWSWGNRQKKGRKSFAQRVSPQARDDEKGKRMWELSARLVGIAETANL comes from the coding sequence ATGACATCAACGGTAATTATTACGGGTGCCTCGTCAGGAGTAGGGCTGTACTCTGCAAAAGCCCTAGCTAAGCGTGGGTGGCACGTCGTCATGGCTTGCCGCAACCTGGAAAAAGCGAAGGCGGCAGCGGAAGAGGTCGGGATGTCTGCCGATAGCTACACCCTCATGCATATCGACTTGGGCAGCCTCGACAGCGTGCGTAAGTTTGTGGATGATTTTCGCGCTAGCGGCAAGACCCTAGAAGCGCTGGTGTGTAATGCCGCTATCTACATGCCGCTGATCAAAGAACCGCTGCGATCGCCCGAGGGTTATGAGCTGACGATGACCACCAATCATCTGGGGCATTTTCTGCTCTGTAACCTGATGCTGGACGACCTGCAGCGATCGCCCGCTGCGGAGAAGCGTTTGGTGATTTTGGGAACCGTGACCCACAACCCCGATGAACTGGGCGGCAAGATTCCGCCGCAGCCCAACCTCGGCAACTTCGAAGGCTTTGAGAAAGGGTTCAAGGATCCGATTTCCATGGCAGATGGCAAGGCCTTTGAGCCGGTCAAAGCCTATAAAGACAGCAAGGTGTGCAACGTTTTGACCATGCGAGAGCTGCATCGTCGCTTCCACGAATCCACAGGCCTTGTCTTTAGTTCCCTCTATCCGGGCTGTGTGGCCGAGACGCCCCTGTTCCGCAACCACTACCCTCTCTTCCAAAAGCTATTCCCGCTGTTCCAGAAATATATCACCGGCGGCTACGTATCTCAGGAACTGTCTGGTGAACGGGTGGCGGATGTGGTTGCCGATCCGGACTACAACCAGTCTGGCATGTACTGGAGCTGGGGCAACCGCCAGAAGAAAGGGCGTAAGTCCTTTGCCCAGCGGGTGTCGCCCCAGGCACGGGATGATGAAAAGGGTAAGCGGATGTGGGAGTTGAGTGCTCGTTTGGTGGGGATTGCGGAAACGGCTAATCTCTAA
- a CDS encoding phytanoyl-CoA dioxygenase family protein encodes MTYQPIQLTESQIQQFQDDGFLIVENLLPPDLPDRLIDRMERLFYGEFETGIYPDEWYWRQGLSLPDVTREICNAWKCDRTIASLVLSAELGRLTATLAGWDGARIGQDSMWIKPPSAKAVAMHQDGAYIDYLTPPHMMTCWIALQDASLADGTLVYARGSHKWPLVDVAGEFHAPTKDYRWAMLQAAEQAGVPEPELVVVNVPAGGCGFHHGRTWHGLAPTTRTDRTFHSIGLHTIPAHAAFHPTNPAGYIYGRYKRVGDTRMDESFFPILWSNTGDRSPFLADYCADALSPRDVPISLG; translated from the coding sequence ATGACCTACCAACCGATTCAGCTTACCGAGAGCCAGATTCAGCAATTTCAGGACGATGGTTTCTTGATCGTCGAAAATCTGCTGCCTCCTGATCTGCCCGATCGCTTGATTGACCGCATGGAGCGTTTGTTCTACGGCGAATTTGAAACCGGTATCTATCCTGACGAATGGTATTGGCGTCAAGGATTGAGCTTACCTGACGTGACCCGAGAAATCTGCAATGCCTGGAAGTGCGATCGCACCATTGCTAGCCTAGTCTTATCTGCAGAACTAGGACGGCTCACGGCCACCCTGGCCGGTTGGGATGGGGCCCGCATTGGGCAAGACAGCATGTGGATTAAGCCACCCAGCGCTAAGGCTGTCGCTATGCACCAAGATGGAGCCTACATTGACTACCTAACGCCGCCCCACATGATGACCTGCTGGATTGCCCTGCAAGATGCCAGCTTGGCCGATGGCACCCTGGTCTATGCTCGGGGTTCCCACAAATGGCCCTTGGTGGACGTGGCCGGTGAATTCCATGCGCCCACCAAAGACTACCGCTGGGCCATGCTGCAGGCCGCGGAGCAGGCCGGGGTGCCAGAGCCGGAACTGGTGGTGGTTAATGTACCGGCAGGGGGCTGTGGTTTCCACCATGGACGTACCTGGCACGGCCTAGCTCCCACCACCCGCACCGATCGCACCTTCCACAGCATTGGTTTACACACCATTCCCGCCCATGCAGCCTTCCATCCCACCAATCCCGCTGGCTATATCTATGGTCGCTATAAACGGGTAGGCGATACCCGCATGGACGAGTCTTTCTTTCCTATCCTATGGAGCAACACGGGCGATCGCTCCCCCTTTCTCGCAGACTATTGTGCAGATGCCCTCAGCCCCAGGGATGTACCGATCTCCCTAGGATAG
- a CDS encoding glycosyl hydrolase family 57, which yields MIASVSSSNRPTLSDTRSGLPNICGWEADISSVVQHNDPVFLPDTTIRLEDVTAAFACALHMHQPTIPAGAHGELICNLQHMFEHPHDGDNHNAGVFAWCYGRMGEFIPNLVNDGYNPRIMLDYSGNLLWGLRQMGRDDVLDHLKKITCDRHYQPYVEWLGTMWSHAVVPSTPIPDIKLQIQAWQHYFASLFGYDALRRVKGFSPPEMHLPNHPDTLYEYIKALKDCGYQWLMVQEHSVERLDGSGVWHDDKYLPNRLVARNSKGETISITALIKTQGSDTKLVAQMQPYHEAKGRGRQQLGDRSVPCCVTQIADGENGGVMMNEFPRGFNPVWSELKDHGRGVEGVVGLNGTEYLELLAAAGVTPEDYPVCQAVHQHKIWQRVDPDHATSDAVEQAIQDLKSNDHQFSMDGASWTNDLSWVQGYENVLGPMNQLSALFHQKYDRLVQEDPLITRSADYQEALLYVMLVETSCFRYWGQGTWTDYARELYSRGEAALKR from the coding sequence ATGATCGCATCCGTATCGTCTTCCAACCGACCGACCCTCAGCGATACTCGGTCAGGTCTGCCGAATATTTGTGGTTGGGAAGCTGATATTTCGTCAGTTGTGCAGCACAATGACCCAGTTTTTTTACCCGACACCACAATTCGCTTGGAAGATGTGACGGCAGCGTTTGCCTGCGCGTTGCATATGCACCAACCCACTATCCCGGCCGGGGCCCATGGCGAACTTATCTGCAATTTGCAGCATATGTTTGAGCATCCCCATGATGGAGATAATCATAATGCGGGAGTCTTTGCCTGGTGCTATGGACGCATGGGTGAATTTATTCCTAACTTAGTCAACGATGGCTATAATCCACGTATTATGCTGGATTATTCTGGCAATCTCCTCTGGGGTCTGCGCCAGATGGGTCGCGATGATGTATTGGATCATCTCAAGAAGATAACGTGCGATCGCCACTATCAACCCTATGTGGAATGGCTAGGCACCATGTGGAGCCATGCGGTGGTGCCTTCAACGCCCATCCCAGACATCAAGCTCCAGATTCAGGCTTGGCAACATTATTTTGCATCCCTCTTTGGCTACGATGCCCTGCGGCGCGTGAAGGGCTTTTCGCCTCCAGAAATGCATTTACCCAACCATCCCGATACGCTCTATGAATACATTAAAGCGCTGAAGGATTGTGGCTATCAGTGGTTGATGGTGCAGGAGCATTCGGTGGAACGGCTGGATGGTTCGGGGGTATGGCATGATGATAAATATCTGCCCAACCGTTTGGTAGCGCGTAATTCTAAGGGTGAGACGATCAGCATTACGGCGCTGATTAAAACCCAAGGCTCGGATACAAAACTGGTGGCGCAAATGCAGCCCTACCATGAAGCCAAGGGTCGCGGTCGGCAGCAGCTAGGCGATCGCTCCGTTCCTTGCTGTGTCACGCAGATCGCCGATGGGGAAAATGGTGGCGTCATGATGAATGAGTTTCCTCGGGGCTTCAATCCAGTGTGGTCTGAGCTCAAGGATCATGGACGCGGTGTTGAGGGCGTTGTGGGTCTGAATGGTACAGAATATCTGGAACTGCTGGCGGCGGCTGGGGTAACGCCGGAGGATTATCCGGTTTGCCAAGCGGTGCATCAACATAAGATTTGGCAACGGGTAGATCCTGACCATGCCACGTCAGACGCGGTGGAACAAGCGATTCAAGATCTCAAGTCCAATGATCATCAGTTCAGCATGGACGGTGCATCCTGGACGAATGATTTGAGCTGGGTGCAGGGCTATGAAAATGTGTTGGGGCCTATGAACCAACTGAGTGCGCTTTTCCACCAAAAATACGATCGCTTGGTTCAAGAAGATCCCTTAATCACCCGCAGTGCTGACTATCAAGAAGCGTTGCTCTATGTGATGTTGGTGGAAACAAGCTGCTTCCGATATTGGGGGCAAGGCACTTGGACGGACTATGCCCGTGAGCTATACAGTCGGGGTGAGGCAGCTCTGAAGCGTTGA
- a CDS encoding DUF1176 domain-containing protein, whose translation MLPTVRPSRLMWGLAFVCVGLLAGCQTANDGTTAVDAETSTPTETQSDVPNALNPLDYPPVATLQQFTAGDRACYATVTDPDGVETEQFASFELCDRTDLLGQSVQLTYESTSIIAASCQGDPACEESESVWLITAMEPVSSPAAPVSDRPTESDAESDRPAPASSPAAPSPAAPPPAVTEVPSMLFDNADLGVCTDFLDEEVAREQSQIYALNSEQYLVEVLCFMAAYQGSYEYWLYEPGTEAIAPLSFQVFYEDGEGAWQSVQTQPLAGLPTYDPAQQQLTLFTKYRGAGDCGSYANYQWQGSSFELVEFRAKSDCDGVALDVEDYPVIYP comes from the coding sequence ATGTTACCTACTGTCCGACCATCCCGACTCATGTGGGGATTAGCGTTTGTGTGCGTTGGGCTGTTGGCGGGCTGTCAGACGGCTAATGATGGGACGACCGCCGTGGATGCAGAGACCAGCACGCCAACAGAAACCCAATCGGATGTGCCTAATGCCCTCAATCCCCTAGACTATCCCCCCGTGGCCACCCTACAGCAGTTCACGGCGGGCGATCGCGCTTGCTATGCCACGGTAACTGACCCGGATGGCGTGGAGACTGAGCAGTTTGCTAGCTTCGAACTCTGCGATCGCACCGATCTCCTGGGTCAATCTGTGCAGCTTACCTACGAATCTACCTCGATTATTGCCGCATCTTGCCAAGGTGATCCGGCCTGTGAAGAGTCGGAGTCGGTATGGCTGATTACGGCCATGGAACCCGTGAGTTCTCCTGCTGCCCCCGTGAGCGATCGCCCTACTGAAAGCGATGCTGAAAGCGATCGCCCGGCTCCTGCTTCTAGTCCAGCCGCACCCAGCCCAGCCGCTCCCCCACCAGCGGTGACCGAGGTGCCGTCGATGCTGTTCGACAACGCCGACCTAGGGGTCTGCACAGATTTCCTCGATGAAGAGGTGGCGCGGGAACAGTCGCAAATCTATGCTTTGAACAGCGAGCAGTATCTTGTAGAAGTGCTGTGCTTTATGGCCGCCTACCAAGGCAGCTATGAATATTGGCTGTATGAACCTGGGACAGAAGCGATCGCTCCTCTGTCGTTCCAAGTATTCTATGAAGATGGGGAGGGTGCTTGGCAATCGGTTCAAACCCAGCCCCTCGCAGGTCTTCCCACCTACGATCCTGCCCAGCAACAGTTAACGCTGTTCACCAAGTATCGCGGTGCAGGAGACTGTGGCTCCTATGCCAACTATCAATGGCAGGGATCGAGCTTTGAACTGGTAGAATTTCGCGCCAAAAGCGACTGTGACGGCGTTGCCCTGGATGTGGAAGATTATCCGGTGATTTATCCCTAG
- a CDS encoding formylglycine-generating enzyme family protein, whose protein sequence is MTSASDTLTLRRYKRRNQAYREHLPDGVELIMMRIPAGEFMMGAPEGEPDSHDDERPQHRVQVAEFCMGQTPVTQAQWQAVVETSEPINHELKPDPAKFKGDRRPVERVSWEDAQEFCQRLSKLSKKDYRLPSEAEWEYACRADTETAYHFGPMLTKEVANYGRSVGETTDVRTYPANRWGLYDMHGNVDEWCEDDWHENYEGAPEDGSARTSKDKDKLSKLLRGGSWIDGRRYCRSAFRGYSSRDSRNDFFGFRVCCVLPSILLSS, encoded by the coding sequence GTGACTTCTGCTTCTGATACCCTCACGCTCCGTCGCTACAAGCGCCGCAATCAGGCTTATCGAGAACACCTGCCGGACGGGGTGGAGCTCATCATGATGCGGATTCCGGCGGGGGAGTTCATGATGGGCGCGCCGGAGGGTGAACCGGATAGTCATGATGATGAGCGACCGCAGCATCGGGTGCAGGTGGCGGAGTTTTGTATGGGGCAAACGCCGGTGACCCAGGCCCAGTGGCAAGCGGTGGTGGAAACTAGTGAACCGATTAATCATGAACTAAAACCAGATCCCGCAAAATTTAAGGGCGATCGGCGACCAGTGGAGCGAGTGAGTTGGGAGGATGCTCAAGAATTTTGTCAGCGGTTATCGAAATTATCGAAGAAAGACTATCGATTACCTAGTGAGGCAGAGTGGGAATATGCCTGTCGGGCAGATACGGAAACCGCCTATCACTTTGGCCCGATGCTGACCAAGGAGGTGGCTAATTATGGTCGATCAGTGGGAGAAACAACCGATGTAAGAACCTATCCGGCCAATCGCTGGGGGCTGTACGATATGCATGGAAATGTAGATGAGTGGTGCGAGGATGATTGGCACGAGAATTACGAGGGCGCACCGGAGGACGGCAGTGCACGGACAAGTAAGGATAAAGATAAGCTAAGTAAGCTGCTGCGGGGTGGTTCGTGGATCGACGGCCGTAGGTATTGCCGTTCTGCTTTTCGCGGCTACAGCTCGCGTGACTCCCGCAACGACTTCTTCGGTTTTCGGGTCTGTTGCGTTTTGCCGAGTATTCTTCTTAGCTCTTAG